CCCCCGTCTGCGAACTACCGCTAACGGGGGAGGATGGGAGGGAGCCCCCCCCCGTTCGCGAACCACGGCTAACGGGTGAGGATGGGAGGGAGCACCCCCCGTTCGCGAACCACGGCTAACGGGGGAGGACGGGAGAGGGCTGTGAAGCCAAACGGTATAATCGAATCCCAAGCCGCCATGAAAACCATCCTCGTGATCGACGACGAACCGAAAATCACGAACCTAGTCCGAGATTACCTCGTCCGGTCCGGGTTTGTCGTCTTTACCGCGCGCGACGGACGCGAAGCGCTGGCGGCCGCGCGGGAGCATAAACCGGACCTCCTGATCGTGGACCTCGGCCTGCCCGACCTCGACGGCCTCGACCTAATCCGGACCCTGCGCGCCCAATCCTCCACCCCGACGATCATCCTCACCGCGCGCGACGAGGAAACCGACAAGATCCTCGGGCTCGAACTGGGCGCCGACGACTACGTGACCAAACCCTTCAGCCCGAAGGAGCTCGTAGCCCGCGTGCGGGCCGTCCTGCGCCGCAGCGAAACCACCCGGGCCGGGACGCCGGGCGATCTTCTGCGGGCGGGCGATTTGCGGATCGACCTCGTGCGCCGCGAAGTCCGAATCCGCGAGCGGCAGGTCGAGCTCACGGCGACGGAATTCGAACTCCTCTCAACCATGGCCCGCCAGCCCGGGCGGGTGTTCACCCGCGCCCAACTGCTCGACGCGATCCACGGCGTCTCGTTTGAATCCTTCGAGCGGGCGATCGACTCGCACATCAAAAACCTGCGCAAGAAGATCGAGCCCAACCCGCAGGAACCAGCCTACCTCCTCATGGTCTACGGCGTGGGCTATAAGCTGGCGGAATCGGTAGGCGGGCAGAAGGAGCAGCCGTGAACGACCGCAAGCGCCCATTCCACGATCCGCCGGAGTGGGGCGGCGGCGTTTTCCACGAACCCCGGCGTCCCCACCATCATCCCTTCCGTCATTTCCCCCGCCCGGCCTGGTGGCCGCAGGACGAACCCTGGCCGCCCGAGCCTCCCTTCGGCCGCC
The genomic region above belongs to Anaerolineales bacterium and contains:
- a CDS encoding response regulator transcription factor, with the translated sequence MKTILVIDDEPKITNLVRDYLVRSGFVVFTARDGREALAAAREHKPDLLIVDLGLPDLDGLDLIRTLRAQSSTPTIILTARDEETDKILGLELGADDYVTKPFSPKELVARVRAVLRRSETTRAGTPGDLLRAGDLRIDLVRREVRIRERQVELTATEFELLSTMARQPGRVFTRAQLLDAIHGVSFESFERAIDSHIKNLRKKIEPNPQEPAYLLMVYGVGYKLAESVGGQKEQP